One genomic region from Thermoleptolyngbya sichuanensis A183 encodes:
- a CDS encoding type IV pilin-like G/H family protein: MKTELKAKFLQHLIDKKNGEEGFTLIELLVVIIIIGILSAIALPSFLNQANKARQSEAQTYVGSINRGQQAYFLEKNTFGALSNLELGISNTKNYTYASSAAGSGAAAVATTTATPTATLKGYAGKVWVATANDGSATTLALLCEGGIGGVPTIANTVCP; encoded by the coding sequence ATGAAGACTGAACTGAAGGCAAAATTTTTGCAGCACCTGATCGACAAGAAAAACGGCGAAGAAGGCTTCACCCTGATCGAACTGCTGGTGGTGATCATCATCATCGGTATCCTATCTGCCATCGCGCTGCCCTCCTTCCTGAACCAAGCCAACAAGGCTCGCCAGTCTGAGGCTCAAACCTACGTCGGCTCTATCAACCGGGGTCAGCAAGCCTACTTCCTGGAGAAGAACACCTTTGGTGCGCTGAGCAACCTGGAACTGGGCATCAGCAACACCAAGAACTACACCTACGCCTCTAGCGCCGCAGGTTCGGGCGCTGCTGCTGTGGCAACCACCACCGCTACCCCGACCGCAACGCTGAAGGGCTACGCTGGCAAGGTGTGGGTTGCGACCGCAAACGATGGTAGCGCCACCACCCTAGCGCTGCTGTGCGAAGGCGGCATTGGTGGCGTCCCCACGATCGCAAATACCGTCTGCCCGTAG
- a CDS encoding ABC transporter permease, whose amino-acid sequence MTTFDRLEKFSRTKSASIIFPAVATVLLFVFWELMVRLFNIPSYNLPAPSAILQSAIARSSALWENSMQTLFTTLAGFLLAILAGVILGFMIGYSRLAYIVLYPLLVGFNTIPKVALVPLFALWFGIGTIPAILTAFLLAFFPIAVNVALGLDTVEPEMKDVMRSLGASQLEIFQKIGFPHVMPYVFASLKVAISLAFVGAVISETVASNKGIGYLIVTASSNFDVPLGFAGLMVLAIMGTALYGFFAAAEKYLIYWAR is encoded by the coding sequence ATGACTACGTTCGATCGCCTTGAAAAATTCTCTCGTACCAAATCTGCCAGCATTATATTTCCAGCGGTGGCAACCGTGCTGCTGTTTGTGTTTTGGGAGCTGATGGTGCGGTTGTTCAATATTCCCAGCTACAATCTGCCAGCCCCGTCTGCAATTTTGCAATCGGCGATCGCCCGCAGTTCGGCTTTGTGGGAGAATTCTATGCAAACGCTGTTCACGACCTTGGCAGGGTTTCTGCTGGCGATTCTGGCGGGTGTGATTCTCGGTTTCATGATTGGCTATTCGCGGCTGGCATACATTGTGCTGTACCCGCTGCTGGTTGGGTTCAATACCATTCCTAAGGTGGCGCTTGTTCCGCTATTTGCGCTGTGGTTTGGAATTGGCACGATTCCGGCCATCCTCACAGCGTTCCTGCTGGCATTCTTCCCAATTGCGGTCAACGTGGCGCTGGGGCTGGATACGGTGGAACCAGAGATGAAGGACGTGATGCGATCGCTCGGCGCATCTCAGCTCGAGATTTTTCAGAAAATCGGCTTTCCCCACGTCATGCCCTATGTCTTTGCATCGCTGAAGGTGGCAATTTCGCTGGCGTTTGTGGGGGCAGTGATTTCGGAAACTGTCGCTTCCAACAAGGGCATTGGCTACCTCATTGTCACCGCCAGTTCCAACTTTGACGTACCACTGGGGTTTGCGGGTCTGATGGTGCTGGCAATTATGGGGACTGCGCTCTACGGATTCTTCGCGGCGGCTGAAAAATACCTAATCTACTGGGCCCGTTAG
- a CDS encoding DUF3122 domain-containing protein, which translates to MQGWLMEIQRLGRWGLVLLCGVVLWLGWALPAIALIHPYLEGGGQVMVRSLQTLRDESDHAWQAVLFKRVRDGQVVDFRLRLVGYPGAAYLAHAQPLSISTGSGEQWTAPDVFGTSRLNDDLAGNVGEYDFRDTMLRLQTDMPLRLALPLEEGRSLELTIPPFAVREWRQLLDWQHED; encoded by the coding sequence ATGCAAGGTTGGCTTATGGAAATTCAACGGCTGGGGCGTTGGGGTCTGGTTCTGTTGTGCGGCGTAGTGCTGTGGTTGGGGTGGGCGTTGCCTGCGATTGCCCTGATTCATCCCTATCTGGAGGGTGGGGGGCAGGTGATGGTGCGATCGCTCCAAACGCTGCGAGACGAGTCGGATCATGCGTGGCAGGCGGTGCTGTTTAAGCGGGTGCGCGATGGACAGGTCGTGGATTTTCGGCTGCGGCTGGTGGGCTATCCAGGGGCGGCCTACTTGGCCCATGCCCAGCCGCTCAGCATTTCCACCGGGAGCGGTGAACAGTGGACTGCTCCCGATGTCTTTGGCACGTCTCGCCTGAATGATGATTTGGCAGGAAATGTTGGCGAGTACGATTTTCGAGACACAATGTTACGCTTGCAAACCGACATGCCCCTGCGGTTGGCGCTACCGTTAGAAGAGGGGCGATCGCTCGAATTGACGATTCCTCCCTTTGCCGTCCGCGAATGGCGACAACTCCTCGACTGGCAGCATGAGGATTAG
- a CDS encoding UPF0182 family protein — MPLPCWLRLPRRYAIPLAGVGGLLLLDLLRLLVAEGLWFQRVEHLRVFWLRLGVQGGLGLLGFGLSLVFLWGNLAIAHRHSDPHLNLTAIPRFGGLRLRPLAVLVSGISLLMSAALAYHAGVAISHWRPALSVYTPAVQVPVRFRAEVLGQLLIQSFQQPWLALMILGLAVGLLVYPRVLLWGWALLTSLGFGLVLSEYWAKLLLAASPTPFDRADPLFGQDIGFYVFRLPALELLSYWAMGLTLLGLLSVVLVYLLAGDSLSEGKFLGWSLPQLRHLCGLGGVLMLAIALAHWLNRYGLLYSTSGVAYGAGFTNVHVRLPIHSILAVAALVLGVILLWQAIASQRWRAVPAVSAAPLRGAASLPNRGFVSRTAATPGLPPFASQSRGRVPSASADSALSLRGWRSREERIAEYAQWSGAAVDLPLRSGLGAEETVALLPRRVPPLFWGPMLHLAVAAIATTLIPFVVQSFVVQPNELALETPYIQRTIALTRDAFNLQVIQDDIFDPQTDLTREDLQANNLTIDNIRLWDSRPLLETNRQLQRIRPYYEFPDADLDRYQLPTTQGTIGLRQVLIAARELDYSGVPADAQTWVNQHLIYTHGYGFTVSPVNTADEGGLPSYFVEGVEQVVSDPRIPALLPTDNPRIYFGELTNNFVLTRTRALELDYPSGGENVYNTYSGSGGIPIGSYWRRLLFARHLNDWRMLFSDQLTGESQLLYRRNIVKRVQAIAPFLRFDRDPYPVAVELDEKISNTDSPPSSLYWVIDAYTTSDRYPYSDPRNNDFNYIRNSVKIVVDAYNGSVTFYIADPSDPIIQSWSRLLPQMFRPFDSMPPALRNHIRYPQDYYQVQSNQLMTYHMTDPQIFYNREDEWREPNEIYANESQIVAPYYLITKLPIADAEEFVLLRLFTPSQRTNLIGWLAARSDGENYGKVLLYRFPKQRLIFGPEQIEARINQDPLISQQISLWNRQGSRAIQGNLLVIPVEDSLLYVEPLYLQADQNRLPTLTRVIVAYGNRIVMAETLQQALDAIFAEAPVDGTPADGTVDANPEAPPNGTIVRPLPETGVEGALP, encoded by the coding sequence ATGCCCCTTCCCTGCTGGCTCCGACTCCCGCGCCGTTATGCCATCCCGCTAGCCGGGGTGGGAGGTCTGCTGCTGCTCGATTTGCTGCGGCTGCTGGTTGCAGAGGGGCTGTGGTTTCAGCGGGTGGAGCATCTGCGGGTGTTTTGGCTGCGGCTGGGTGTGCAGGGAGGGCTGGGGCTGCTGGGGTTTGGGCTGAGCCTGGTGTTTCTGTGGGGAAATTTGGCGATCGCCCATCGACATTCTGACCCACACCTGAACCTGACTGCGATTCCCCGGTTTGGGGGGCTGCGGCTGCGTCCACTGGCGGTGCTGGTGTCGGGCATCAGCCTGTTGATGAGTGCGGCGCTGGCCTATCACGCGGGCGTGGCGATTAGCCACTGGCGGCCAGCCCTCAGCGTCTATACCCCTGCCGTCCAAGTCCCAGTGCGATTTCGCGCTGAGGTGCTAGGGCAACTGTTGATTCAGAGCTTTCAGCAGCCGTGGTTGGCGCTGATGATTCTGGGGCTGGCGGTGGGGCTGCTGGTGTATCCGCGAGTGCTGCTGTGGGGCTGGGCGCTGCTCACCAGTCTGGGCTTTGGGCTGGTGCTGTCGGAATATTGGGCCAAACTGCTGCTCGCCGCTTCGCCCACGCCCTTTGACCGAGCCGATCCGCTGTTTGGTCAAGATATTGGCTTTTATGTGTTTCGGTTGCCTGCGCTGGAGTTGCTGTCCTATTGGGCGATGGGGCTGACGCTGCTGGGGCTGCTGTCGGTGGTGCTGGTCTATTTGCTGGCGGGCGACAGCCTCAGCGAGGGGAAATTTTTGGGCTGGTCGCTGCCGCAGTTGCGTCATCTCTGTGGGCTGGGTGGGGTGCTGATGCTGGCGATCGCCCTGGCTCACTGGCTCAATCGCTACGGGCTGCTGTATTCCACCAGCGGCGTGGCCTACGGGGCTGGCTTTACCAATGTCCATGTGCGGCTGCCGATTCACAGCATCTTAGCAGTGGCGGCGCTGGTGTTGGGGGTGATTTTGCTGTGGCAGGCGATCGCCTCGCAGCGCTGGCGGGCGGTTCCGGCGGTGTCGGCTGCGCCGCTGCGGGGGGCGGCCAGTCTGCCGAATCGGGGCTTTGTTTCTCGAACCGCAGCGACACCAGGGTTGCCACCGTTCGCTTCGCAGTCTCGCGGTCGCGTCCCATCGGCTTCGGCGGATTCTGCTCTATCGCTCCGGGGCTGGCGATCGCGCGAAGAGCGAATTGCAGAATATGCCCAGTGGTCGGGGGCTGCGGTTGATTTGCCGCTGCGCTCTGGGCTGGGGGCGGAGGAAACCGTGGCGCTGCTGCCGCGTCGAGTGCCGCCGCTGTTTTGGGGGCCGATGCTGCATCTGGCTGTTGCGGCGATCGCCACGACGCTGATTCCTTTTGTAGTGCAAAGCTTCGTTGTGCAGCCCAACGAACTGGCGCTGGAAACGCCTTACATTCAGCGCACCATCGCCCTCACGCGAGATGCGTTTAACCTACAGGTCATTCAGGACGATATCTTTGACCCCCAGACCGACCTGACGCGGGAGGATCTGCAAGCTAACAACCTCACCATCGACAACATCCGCCTATGGGACTCGCGCCCGCTGCTGGAGACGAACCGCCAGCTTCAGCGCATCCGCCCCTACTACGAATTTCCCGATGCCGACCTCGACCGTTACCAGCTGCCGACCACTCAGGGCACGATTGGCCTACGGCAAGTCCTGATCGCGGCCCGCGAACTGGACTATAGCGGCGTGCCCGCCGATGCCCAAACCTGGGTAAACCAACACCTCATTTACACCCACGGCTATGGCTTTACGGTCAGCCCAGTGAACACCGCCGATGAGGGTGGCTTACCCAGCTACTTTGTCGAAGGCGTGGAGCAAGTTGTAAGCGATCCGCGCATTCCTGCCCTGCTGCCGACCGACAATCCCCGCATTTATTTTGGCGAACTGACCAATAACTTCGTGCTGACGCGCACTCGCGCCCTAGAGTTGGACTATCCCAGCGGCGGCGAAAACGTCTACAACACCTACAGCGGCAGTGGCGGCATCCCCATCGGGTCTTATTGGCGGCGACTGCTGTTTGCGCGGCATCTCAACGACTGGCGAATGCTGTTTAGCGACCAGTTGACGGGAGAATCGCAGTTGCTCTATCGCCGCAATATCGTCAAGCGGGTGCAGGCGATCGCCCCCTTCCTGCGGTTTGACCGTGACCCCTACCCGGTCGCAGTTGAACTAGATGAAAAGATTAGCAACACCGACTCGCCGCCCAGTTCGCTGTACTGGGTTATTGATGCCTACACGACGAGCGATCGCTACCCCTATTCCGACCCGCGCAACAACGATTTCAACTACATTCGCAACTCCGTCAAGATTGTCGTCGATGCCTACAACGGCAGCGTCACCTTCTATATTGCCGACCCCAGCGACCCGATCATCCAGTCCTGGAGCCGTCTGCTGCCTCAGATGTTCCGCCCGTTCGACTCCATGCCCCCGGCTCTCCGCAATCACATTCGCTATCCGCAGGACTACTATCAGGTGCAGTCGAACCAGCTCATGACTTACCACATGACTGATCCGCAAATCTTCTACAACCGCGAAGACGAATGGCGCGAACCGAATGAAATTTACGCTAACGAGTCGCAAATTGTTGCGCCCTATTACCTGATTACCAAGCTGCCCATCGCCGATGCGGAAGAATTTGTTCTGCTGCGCCTCTTCACGCCGTCCCAGCGCACAAACCTGATTGGCTGGCTGGCGGCTCGCTCCGATGGTGAAAATTATGGCAAAGTGCTGCTCTATCGCTTCCCCAAGCAGCGGCTGATCTTTGGCCCAGAGCAAATCGAAGCCCGCATTAACCAAGATCCGCTGATTTCTCAGCAGATTTCGCTGTGGAATCGGCAGGGTTCGCGGGCGATCCAGGGTAATCTGCTAGTGATCCCCGTGGAGGACTCGTTGCTCTATGTCGAGCCGCTGTACCTCCAGGCAGATCAAAACCGTCTGCCCACCCTCACAAGGGTCATCGTGGCCTATGGAAACCGCATCGTTATGGCGGAAACGCTCCAGCAGGCCCTCGATGCCATCTTTGCAGAGGCTCCGGTGGATGGGACTCCTGCCGATGGCACTGTTGACGCGAATCCTGAAGCACCCCCCAATGGAACCATCGTGCGGCCGCTGCCGGAGACTGGGGTAGAGGGGGCGTTGCCGTGA
- a CDS encoding amino acid ABC transporter substrate-binding protein, whose protein sequence is MASLGLLLWLGMLAPAWAEARLEKIQRTGVLRAGVRTDAAPFGTLDESGEPMGYSVDLLRRMQADLSRSLGQRIQLELVPTTAAEQFAQVSQGALDVACGTSSITLSRESMVDFSVGYFVTGTQFLLARGQGLSGNRLRVGGVSGTTNAELIRRRLPLARIVSVGDRAEGLSLLQQGRIDALASDGILLEGLRRSLPDPDAYEVIPPQPFSREVYGCLLPKQDLPFRAQVNQSLIRFMQGVLTGETTATQSLERWFGPQGAVPWETTDTVTHFRQVVEQHRSNGPSRLGIFQPPRRIRRAQSP, encoded by the coding sequence TTGGCGAGCTTGGGGCTGCTGCTGTGGCTGGGGATGCTGGCTCCCGCTTGGGCAGAGGCGCGTCTGGAGAAAATTCAGCGGACGGGCGTGCTGAGGGCGGGGGTTCGTACGGATGCTGCACCGTTTGGCACGCTGGATGAGTCGGGCGAACCGATGGGATATTCGGTTGACCTGCTGCGGCGAATGCAGGCGGATTTGTCTCGCAGCTTGGGGCAGAGGATTCAGCTAGAACTGGTGCCTACGACGGCAGCAGAGCAGTTTGCCCAGGTTAGCCAGGGCGCATTGGACGTAGCCTGTGGCACAAGCAGCATTACCCTCAGCCGCGAGTCGATGGTGGATTTTTCGGTCGGCTATTTCGTGACAGGGACGCAGTTTTTGCTGGCGCGGGGGCAGGGGCTTTCGGGCAATCGGTTACGAGTTGGCGGCGTATCGGGCACAACTAACGCAGAGCTAATTCGCAGGCGGCTGCCGCTGGCGCGAATTGTGTCCGTGGGCGATCGCGCTGAGGGGCTGTCTTTGCTACAACAGGGACGGATTGACGCGCTGGCCAGCGACGGCATCTTGCTGGAGGGATTGCGGCGATCGCTCCCCGATCCCGACGCTTATGAAGTCATTCCTCCCCAGCCTTTTAGCCGCGAGGTGTATGGTTGTCTGTTACCCAAACAGGATCTGCCGTTTCGTGCCCAGGTGAATCAAAGCCTGATTCGCTTTATGCAAGGCGTGCTGACGGGAGAAACGACAGCGACACAGTCGCTTGAGCGCTGGTTTGGGCCGCAGGGCGCTGTTCCCTGGGAGACGACGGACACCGTGACCCATTTTCGGCAGGTGGTCGAGCAGCACCGATCTAACGGGCCCAGTAGATTAGGTATTTTTCAGCCGCCGCGAAGAATCCGTAGAGCGCAGTCCCCATAA
- a CDS encoding ABC transporter substrate-binding protein: MKLNWLARFLSIALVASPMLLSSCQTPTPEATAPEALPGTTAASSPTAPNELRTIKVNPSWLLQGDNAPITLASEKGYFAEEGLNVVIERGYGSAKTITDVAAGTVEIGFGDMYSMIEFNAKNPNDPVVAVAVPYNRSPFAIATLSTNGIADPKALQGKKLGAPAGDAPRKLWPVFAEQVGIPADSVEWITMEPKLRETFLVKGDVDAVSGFSTSILPALAKAGKQESDLTMFYYNDFGLDLYGNAIVVKKSFLEQNPDVVRGFLRAYFRGMQDVIKDPAAGLASVMKAGDSLMEEVSEKQRLKIALERLWVTPETEANGLGGIDPARFEQTIKQVAGVFEVTPPPIGEVFDDSYLPPASERGLPPAGDRQPLN; the protein is encoded by the coding sequence ATGAAACTTAATTGGCTGGCTCGATTTCTCTCCATTGCTCTGGTTGCTTCCCCCATGCTGCTGAGCAGTTGCCAAACGCCTACCCCAGAGGCGACTGCTCCAGAGGCATTGCCAGGGACGACGGCGGCTTCTTCCCCGACGGCTCCGAACGAACTGCGGACGATCAAGGTCAACCCCTCTTGGCTCCTGCAAGGAGACAATGCGCCGATCACGCTGGCCAGCGAGAAGGGTTACTTTGCAGAGGAAGGGCTGAACGTGGTGATTGAGCGGGGTTATGGCTCTGCGAAGACCATCACTGATGTTGCAGCGGGGACGGTGGAGATCGGCTTTGGCGATATGTACTCGATGATCGAGTTCAACGCGAAGAATCCGAATGATCCGGTGGTGGCGGTGGCCGTGCCTTACAACCGCTCTCCGTTTGCGATCGCCACGTTGTCCACCAACGGCATTGCTGATCCCAAAGCCCTCCAGGGCAAGAAACTGGGCGCACCTGCCGGAGACGCGCCGCGCAAGCTTTGGCCTGTGTTTGCAGAACAGGTGGGCATTCCTGCCGACTCGGTGGAATGGATTACGATGGAGCCAAAACTACGGGAAACGTTTCTGGTTAAGGGCGATGTCGATGCCGTCAGCGGGTTTTCGACCAGCATCTTGCCTGCGCTTGCCAAGGCAGGCAAGCAAGAGTCTGACTTGACAATGTTCTACTACAACGACTTTGGGCTGGATCTCTATGGCAATGCCATTGTGGTCAAGAAGTCTTTCTTGGAGCAGAATCCCGACGTGGTGCGGGGCTTCTTGCGGGCCTATTTCCGAGGAATGCAGGACGTGATCAAAGACCCGGCTGCGGGGCTGGCATCGGTGATGAAGGCGGGCGATTCCCTGATGGAGGAAGTGTCAGAAAAGCAGCGCCTAAAGATTGCCCTAGAGCGGCTGTGGGTCACTCCGGAGACTGAGGCGAACGGTCTGGGCGGCATCGATCCGGCTCGCTTTGAGCAGACGATCAAGCAGGTGGCTGGCGTGTTTGAAGTGACTCCACCCCCGATTGGCGAAGTGTTTGACGATAGCTACCTGCCGCCTGCGTCGGAACGTGGCTTGCCGCCTGCGGGCGATCGCCAACCGCTGAACTAG
- a CDS encoding EVE domain-containing protein produces the protein MRYWLMKSEPDVYSIEDLERDRQTIWDGVRNYQARNFLRSMEVGDRAFFYHSNATPPGIVGLMQVSQPDIVDPTQFDPKSKYYDAKSPQDNPRWRTVQVEFVEQFPQIVTLEQLRQTFSSEELLVVRQGNRLSVMPVDEAVAQKILKLAKG, from the coding sequence ATGCGCTATTGGCTGATGAAATCGGAACCAGATGTGTATAGCATTGAAGACCTGGAGCGCGATCGCCAGACGATTTGGGATGGCGTGCGAAACTATCAGGCGCGAAATTTCTTGCGATCAATGGAGGTGGGCGATCGCGCGTTTTTCTATCACTCCAACGCCACGCCGCCGGGAATTGTGGGGCTGATGCAGGTGTCGCAGCCGGATATCGTAGACCCGACGCAGTTTGACCCCAAGAGCAAGTATTACGATGCCAAGTCGCCGCAGGACAATCCCCGCTGGCGCACGGTGCAGGTCGAGTTTGTGGAGCAGTTTCCTCAGATAGTGACGCTGGAACAACTGCGGCAAACCTTTTCGTCAGAGGAACTGCTGGTGGTGCGCCAGGGCAATCGCCTATCGGTGATGCCGGTAGACGAGGCGGTTGCCCAGAAAATTTTGAAGCTGGCGAAAGGTTGA
- a CDS encoding O-linked N-acetylglucosamine transferase, SPINDLY family protein, with product MTELTLSSEPVSDSAAPVDSRLQEAIALVRAERYDAAAVALEQLIEENAAIPSAVWHLGLVRLLQKQEEEAQLLWTMMMSEAAPDQLEPWTTELSNLLHTEALRQQRKGQAQAAWLIRRHLREVNPADWQNALHLVELELELKQFQANSLEELGLIEWLRTEQPAAAEMEHLSTLVKQLLETIPYETAVIALVQAFIPRVEQPADWIDLLLAAAYNISSKIINYSRAIPYAELCHQIDPYHSATLLRLSAYYQDSEQYDKGIDFAERFLAGTQTTLQRWMGTAMLLRGLMIRGGQWERVTATLQDITALSETFLAEYEFKDDQLLDASILTASMYFYPYVSDSPRETRSLQNRVAKLYQDDLTASVKQKSDLYIPYPQAPLVRSVERKKLRVGYISRCMRAHSVGWLSRWLLHHHDHDRFDIHVLFNQQIEPGAFGREWFASKADSAYAIEGDILGIAKTIREDEIDILVDLDSITSDLNMGVLALKPAPVQVTWLGMDASGLPAVDYFIADSYVVPDDADEYYAETIWRLPQTYLAVDGFEVGVPTLRRDDLGIPSDAVIYLSAQIAYKRHPETVRRQMQILREVPNSYFLIKGAGDSESVRSLFLQIAEEEGVAGDRLRFLSRDKTELDHRANLAIADVVLDTFPYNGATTTMETLWMGIPMVTQVGKQFASRNSYGMMMNAGITEGIAHTPEEYVEWGVRLGKDAKLREEIQAKLRRSRQTSPLWNARQFTRDMERAYEQMWERYLEG from the coding sequence ATGACAGAGCTGACTTTGAGTTCCGAGCCTGTGTCTGATAGCGCCGCCCCTGTCGATTCCAGGCTGCAAGAGGCGATCGCCCTGGTTCGGGCTGAGCGCTATGATGCAGCCGCCGTTGCGCTGGAGCAACTGATCGAGGAAAACGCTGCAATTCCCTCGGCAGTCTGGCATTTGGGCTTGGTGCGGCTGTTGCAAAAACAGGAAGAAGAAGCGCAACTGCTTTGGACAATGATGATGTCTGAGGCAGCGCCAGACCAGCTTGAGCCTTGGACGACAGAGCTATCAAACCTCCTGCACACCGAGGCCCTGCGCCAGCAGCGCAAAGGACAGGCGCAAGCGGCCTGGCTGATTCGCCGCCATCTGCGGGAAGTCAATCCAGCAGACTGGCAAAATGCGCTGCACCTGGTGGAACTTGAGCTAGAGCTAAAGCAGTTCCAGGCAAACAGTCTGGAGGAGTTGGGCTTAATTGAGTGGCTCCGGACGGAGCAGCCCGCCGCCGCAGAGATGGAGCATTTGTCTACCCTCGTCAAGCAACTGCTGGAAACCATCCCCTACGAAACTGCTGTGATTGCCTTGGTGCAGGCATTTATTCCACGAGTGGAGCAGCCAGCCGACTGGATCGATCTGCTGCTGGCGGCAGCCTACAACATTTCTTCCAAGATCATCAACTACAGTCGCGCCATTCCCTATGCGGAACTATGCCATCAGATTGACCCCTATCATTCCGCCACGCTGCTGCGGCTGAGCGCCTATTACCAGGACAGTGAGCAATACGACAAGGGAATCGACTTTGCGGAGCGGTTTTTGGCGGGCACTCAAACAACACTACAGCGCTGGATGGGGACTGCTATGCTGCTGCGGGGGCTGATGATTCGCGGCGGACAGTGGGAACGGGTGACGGCGACGCTGCAAGACATCACGGCGCTTTCAGAAACCTTTCTCGCTGAGTACGAGTTTAAAGACGATCAGCTCTTGGACGCTTCGATCTTAACTGCGTCGATGTACTTTTACCCGTATGTTAGCGATTCGCCCAGAGAGACGCGATCGCTGCAAAATCGAGTGGCCAAGCTCTATCAAGACGATCTCACGGCATCTGTTAAGCAGAAAAGCGATCTTTACATCCCGTATCCGCAAGCGCCGCTGGTGCGGAGCGTCGAGCGCAAAAAGCTGCGAGTAGGATACATCTCGCGCTGTATGCGGGCGCACTCGGTCGGCTGGCTGAGCCGCTGGCTGCTGCATCATCATGACCACGACCGCTTTGACATACACGTTTTGTTTAATCAGCAAATCGAACCAGGGGCCTTTGGGCGCGAATGGTTTGCCAGCAAAGCCGACAGCGCTTACGCCATCGAAGGCGACATTCTGGGCATTGCCAAGACTATTCGTGAAGATGAAATCGACATCCTGGTTGATTTAGATAGCATTACGTCTGATTTGAACATGGGCGTGCTGGCGCTGAAGCCTGCGCCCGTGCAGGTGACGTGGCTGGGGATGGATGCGTCGGGTCTGCCGGCGGTGGATTACTTCATTGCCGATTCCTACGTCGTGCCTGACGATGCCGACGAATACTATGCCGAGACCATCTGGCGTTTGCCGCAGACGTATTTGGCGGTGGACGGCTTTGAGGTGGGTGTGCCGACGCTGCGGCGCGACGATTTGGGCATTCCCAGCGATGCCGTTATTTACCTGAGCGCTCAGATTGCCTACAAGCGCCATCCCGAAACGGTGCGGCGGCAGATGCAAATTTTGCGCGAGGTTCCCAATAGCTACTTTTTAATTAAGGGGGCAGGGGATTCGGAGTCGGTGCGATCGCTGTTTTTACAGATTGCGGAAGAAGAGGGTGTGGCGGGCGATCGCCTCCGTTTCCTCAGCCGCGACAAGACAGAGCTAGACCACCGGGCCAATCTGGCGATCGCCGATGTGGTACTTGACACGTTCCCCTACAACGGCGCAACGACCACGATGGAAACGCTGTGGATGGGCATTCCAATGGTGACGCAGGTGGGCAAACAGTTTGCCAGCCGCAACAGCTACGGCATGATGATGAACGCAGGCATTACCGAAGGCATCGCCCATACGCCGGAAGAGTATGTGGAATGGGGCGTGCGACTGGGCAAGGATGCGAAATTGCGCGAAGAGATTCAGGCCAAATTGCGGCGATCGCGCCAGACCTCGCCGCTGTGGAATGCCCGCCAGTTTACCCGCGACATGGAACGCGCCTACGAGCAGATGTGGGAACGGTATTTGGAAGGCTGA
- a CDS encoding ABC transporter ATP-binding protein: protein MVQSETIDSAAKTDKPVILEFDRIGLQYQVDGNPRRIIDEISLNIAEGEFVSFVGPSGCGKTSILRMVSGLSPAPLGEIRFRGKKITQPLKNVGIAFQNPVLMPWRNTLANVMLPLEVVEPYKQEIRNPSRKAIHARAAEELLATVGLKDFAKQYPWQLSGGMRQRASLCRALIHKPEILLLDEPFGALDAFTREEMWVMLQELWMHNRCTCILITHDLREAVFLSDTVYVMGPRPSSIIYKVDVSLPRPTTPDMMLSDDFNHIVADLRRHIHRN, encoded by the coding sequence ATGGTTCAATCCGAAACAATCGACAGCGCTGCAAAAACCGACAAGCCTGTCATTCTGGAGTTCGATCGCATTGGTCTGCAATACCAAGTCGATGGCAATCCGCGACGCATTATCGACGAGATTTCGCTGAACATTGCCGAGGGCGAGTTTGTGTCGTTTGTCGGGCCGAGCGGCTGCGGCAAAACATCGATTCTGCGGATGGTGTCGGGTCTATCGCCCGCGCCCCTGGGAGAAATCCGATTTCGCGGAAAAAAGATTACCCAACCGCTGAAAAACGTTGGCATTGCCTTTCAAAACCCGGTGCTAATGCCCTGGCGCAATACGCTGGCAAACGTGATGCTGCCGCTGGAGGTAGTGGAGCCGTATAAGCAAGAAATTCGCAATCCCAGCCGCAAGGCAATCCACGCTCGCGCTGCGGAAGAGCTGCTGGCTACGGTGGGGCTGAAGGACTTTGCGAAGCAGTATCCCTGGCAGTTGTCGGGTGGAATGCGCCAGCGGGCTTCGCTATGTCGGGCGCTGATTCACAAACCTGAAATTTTGCTGCTCGATGAGCCGTTTGGGGCGCTGGATGCCTTCACTCGTGAAGAGATGTGGGTGATGCTGCAAGAGCTATGGATGCACAATCGCTGCACCTGCATTTTGATTACCCACGACCTGCGAGAAGCGGTGTTTTTGTCTGACACGGTGTATGTCATGGGGCCGCGACCTAGCTCGATTATTTACAAAGTGGACGTATCGCTGCCGCGCCCCACTACGCCAGACATGATGCTATCGGACGACTTTAACCACATTGTGGCCGACCTGCGTCGCCACATTCATCGCAACTAG